The Gemmatimonadota bacterium DNA window CTCCGACTCGTCACTGCGCGAAAACTTCGCAAAGAGCGCGCTGCCGCCGAGGTTGATCGCGGCCTGGCCGGTCCCGCTGTCGCAGACCTTGGTCAGGGTGCAGAGCAGCGAGACGCCGGTGTTGGCGCCCTGGGCCTGTTGCATCTGCTGCACCGAGTGCCGCCGGGTGACGTGCCCGATCTCGTGCGCGAGCACGCCGGCGACCTGGCTCATGTTCTCGGCCCGCTCGATCAGCCCGCGATTGACATAGATCCACCCGCCCGGCACCGCAAACGCGTTGACTTCACGGCTGTCGACGACGGTGAAGTGCCAAGTCAGGCCGCGCGTGTCCGTCGCGGCCGCGAGCTGTTCGCCCAGTTGCGTGATATAGCGCACGACCTGGGCGTCCTTGACCAGCGGCAGTTGGGAGGCGA harbors:
- a CDS encoding M48 family metalloprotease, with protein sequence MISWRTTAVAWMAMASAGCAISQQQEVQLGNDYSAQIASQLPLVKDAQVVRYITQLGEQLAAATDTRGLTWHFTVVDSREVNAFAVPGGWIYVNRGLIERAENMSQVAGVLAHEIGHVTRRHSVQQMQQAQGANTGVSLLCTLTKVCDSGTGQAAINLGGSALFAKFSRSDESEADAEAVATTIKAGIDPSGIPGMFRILLSEQQRNPSALEAFFLTHPLAADRVTATEALIAAYPPSALRGLTKETTAFQAFRRRLLALPPSPAVKTP